A window of the Callospermophilus lateralis isolate mCalLat2 chromosome 7, mCalLat2.hap1, whole genome shotgun sequence genome harbors these coding sequences:
- the Tmem54 gene encoding transmembrane protein 54 isoform X1, with the protein MCLRLGGLSVDDFRKVLMKTGLVLVVLGHISFIIAAVLHGTVLRYVAAPRDAVALQYCVVNILSVTSAIVVITSGIAAIVLSRYLPSTPLRWTMFSSSVACALLSLICALGLLASIAVTFATQGRALLAACTFGSPELLALTPDCPFDPTRIYSSSLCLWGISLVFCVAESVFAVRCTQLAHQLLELRPWWGKSSHHMMQESPESMEGHDLLSCTSSVPLTL; encoded by the exons ATGTGTCTGCGCCTGG GTGGCCTGAGCGTGGATGACTTCCGGAAGGTGCTAATGAAGACAGGCCTGGTGCTGGTGGTGCTGGGCCACATCAGCTTCATCATCGCCGCTGTGCTGCACGGCACGGTGCTGCGCTATGTCGCTGCCCCCCGGGATGCTGTGGCTCTTCAGTACTGCGTGGTCAACATCCTCTCAGTCACCTCTGCCATTGTG GTCATCACCTCGGGCATTGCAGCCATCGTGTTGTCACGCTACCTCCCCAGCACCCCCCTG CGCTGGACAATGTTTAGCTCGAGTGTGGCCTGTGCTCTTCTCTCTTTGATCTGTGCCCTTGGCCTCTTGGCCTCGATCGCCGTGACCTTTGCTACCCAGGGACGGGCACTGCTGGCTGCCTGCACTTTTGGGAGCCCTGAACTACTGGCACTCACACCCGACTGTCCCTTCGACCCCACCCGCATTTAC AGTTCTAGCCTGTGCCTCTGGGGCATCTCACTGGTGTTCTGTGTAGCGGAAAGTGTGTTTGCTGTGCGCTGCACCCAGCTGGCCCACCAGTTGCTGGAACTGAGGCCCTGGTGGGGGAAAAGCAGCCACCACATG ATGCAGGAGAGTCCAGAGTCCATGGAGGGCCATGACCTGTTGAGTTGCACCAGCTCTGTGCCCCTGACCCTCTGA
- the Tmem54 gene encoding transmembrane protein 54 isoform X4: protein MCLRLGGLSVDDFRKVLMKTGLVLVVLGHISFIIAAVLHGTVLRYVAAPRDAVALQYCVVNILSVTSAIVVITSGIAAIVLSRYLPSTPLGRALLAACTFGSPELLALTPDCPFDPTRIYSSSLCLWGISLVFCVAESVFAVRCTQLAHQLLELRPWWGKSSHHMMQESPESMEGHDLLSCTSSVPLTL from the exons ATGTGTCTGCGCCTGG GTGGCCTGAGCGTGGATGACTTCCGGAAGGTGCTAATGAAGACAGGCCTGGTGCTGGTGGTGCTGGGCCACATCAGCTTCATCATCGCCGCTGTGCTGCACGGCACGGTGCTGCGCTATGTCGCTGCCCCCCGGGATGCTGTGGCTCTTCAGTACTGCGTGGTCAACATCCTCTCAGTCACCTCTGCCATTGTG GTCATCACCTCGGGCATTGCAGCCATCGTGTTGTCACGCTACCTCCCCAGCACCCCCCTG GGACGGGCACTGCTGGCTGCCTGCACTTTTGGGAGCCCTGAACTACTGGCACTCACACCCGACTGTCCCTTCGACCCCACCCGCATTTAC AGTTCTAGCCTGTGCCTCTGGGGCATCTCACTGGTGTTCTGTGTAGCGGAAAGTGTGTTTGCTGTGCGCTGCACCCAGCTGGCCCACCAGTTGCTGGAACTGAGGCCCTGGTGGGGGAAAAGCAGCCACCACATG ATGCAGGAGAGTCCAGAGTCCATGGAGGGCCATGACCTGTTGAGTTGCACCAGCTCTGTGCCCCTGACCCTCTGA
- the Tmem54 gene encoding transmembrane protein 54 isoform X3, which produces MCLRLGGLSVDDFRKVLMKTGLVLVVLGHISFIIAAVLHGTVLRYVAAPRDAVALQYCVVNILSVTSAIVRWTMFSSSVACALLSLICALGLLASIAVTFATQGRALLAACTFGSPELLALTPDCPFDPTRIYSSSLCLWGISLVFCVAESVFAVRCTQLAHQLLELRPWWGKSSHHMMQESPESMEGHDLLSCTSSVPLTL; this is translated from the exons ATGTGTCTGCGCCTGG GTGGCCTGAGCGTGGATGACTTCCGGAAGGTGCTAATGAAGACAGGCCTGGTGCTGGTGGTGCTGGGCCACATCAGCTTCATCATCGCCGCTGTGCTGCACGGCACGGTGCTGCGCTATGTCGCTGCCCCCCGGGATGCTGTGGCTCTTCAGTACTGCGTGGTCAACATCCTCTCAGTCACCTCTGCCATTGTG CGCTGGACAATGTTTAGCTCGAGTGTGGCCTGTGCTCTTCTCTCTTTGATCTGTGCCCTTGGCCTCTTGGCCTCGATCGCCGTGACCTTTGCTACCCAGGGACGGGCACTGCTGGCTGCCTGCACTTTTGGGAGCCCTGAACTACTGGCACTCACACCCGACTGTCCCTTCGACCCCACCCGCATTTAC AGTTCTAGCCTGTGCCTCTGGGGCATCTCACTGGTGTTCTGTGTAGCGGAAAGTGTGTTTGCTGTGCGCTGCACCCAGCTGGCCCACCAGTTGCTGGAACTGAGGCCCTGGTGGGGGAAAAGCAGCCACCACATG ATGCAGGAGAGTCCAGAGTCCATGGAGGGCCATGACCTGTTGAGTTGCACCAGCTCTGTGCCCCTGACCCTCTGA
- the Tmem54 gene encoding transmembrane protein 54 isoform X5, giving the protein MCLRLGGLSVDDFRKVLMKTGLVLVVLGHISFIIAAVLHGTVLRYVAAPRDAVALQYCVVNILSVTSAIVGRALLAACTFGSPELLALTPDCPFDPTRIYSSSLCLWGISLVFCVAESVFAVRCTQLAHQLLELRPWWGKSSHHMMQESPESMEGHDLLSCTSSVPLTL; this is encoded by the exons ATGTGTCTGCGCCTGG GTGGCCTGAGCGTGGATGACTTCCGGAAGGTGCTAATGAAGACAGGCCTGGTGCTGGTGGTGCTGGGCCACATCAGCTTCATCATCGCCGCTGTGCTGCACGGCACGGTGCTGCGCTATGTCGCTGCCCCCCGGGATGCTGTGGCTCTTCAGTACTGCGTGGTCAACATCCTCTCAGTCACCTCTGCCATTGTG GGACGGGCACTGCTGGCTGCCTGCACTTTTGGGAGCCCTGAACTACTGGCACTCACACCCGACTGTCCCTTCGACCCCACCCGCATTTAC AGTTCTAGCCTGTGCCTCTGGGGCATCTCACTGGTGTTCTGTGTAGCGGAAAGTGTGTTTGCTGTGCGCTGCACCCAGCTGGCCCACCAGTTGCTGGAACTGAGGCCCTGGTGGGGGAAAAGCAGCCACCACATG ATGCAGGAGAGTCCAGAGTCCATGGAGGGCCATGACCTGTTGAGTTGCACCAGCTCTGTGCCCCTGACCCTCTGA
- the Tmem54 gene encoding transmembrane protein 54 isoform X2, with protein MCLRLGGLSVDDFRKVLMKTGLVLVVLGHISFIIAAVLHGTVLRYVAAPRDAVALQYCVVNILSVTSAIVVITSGIAAIVLSRYLPSTPLRWTMFSSSVACALLSLICALGLLASIAVTFATQGRALLAACTFGSPELLALTPDCPFDPTRIYSSSLCLWGISLVFCVAESVFAVRCTQLAHQLLELRPWWGKSSHHMEGTPALTQ; from the exons ATGTGTCTGCGCCTGG GTGGCCTGAGCGTGGATGACTTCCGGAAGGTGCTAATGAAGACAGGCCTGGTGCTGGTGGTGCTGGGCCACATCAGCTTCATCATCGCCGCTGTGCTGCACGGCACGGTGCTGCGCTATGTCGCTGCCCCCCGGGATGCTGTGGCTCTTCAGTACTGCGTGGTCAACATCCTCTCAGTCACCTCTGCCATTGTG GTCATCACCTCGGGCATTGCAGCCATCGTGTTGTCACGCTACCTCCCCAGCACCCCCCTG CGCTGGACAATGTTTAGCTCGAGTGTGGCCTGTGCTCTTCTCTCTTTGATCTGTGCCCTTGGCCTCTTGGCCTCGATCGCCGTGACCTTTGCTACCCAGGGACGGGCACTGCTGGCTGCCTGCACTTTTGGGAGCCCTGAACTACTGGCACTCACACCCGACTGTCCCTTCGACCCCACCCGCATTTAC AGTTCTAGCCTGTGCCTCTGGGGCATCTCACTGGTGTTCTGTGTAGCGGAAAGTGTGTTTGCTGTGCGCTGCACCCAGCTGGCCCACCAGTTGCTGGAACTGAGGCCCTGGTGGGGGAAAAGCAGCCACCACATG GAGGGAACCCCAGCCTTGACCCAGTAG